The following coding sequences are from one Carassius auratus strain Wakin chromosome 15, ASM336829v1, whole genome shotgun sequence window:
- the LOC113114557 gene encoding limbic system-associated membrane protein-like translates to TQISQHASVFPAHVVLLCFPLSVPPVIYKVSEDFTVNEGSNVTLTCLANGRPDPSITWRLLNPSAEALDVGEYLEISGIVRSQAGRYECKASNDVSTPDVKYVNVVVNYPPYIKEVRSSETPVGQAGVLHCEASAVPQPEYEWYRDERRLSSSQSVSIQISGSRTLLVVANVTEDDYGNYTCVATNRLGVHNASVFLYKPGTGRDINASCCVCQSFWLLLLSVLSVLLKC, encoded by the exons ACACAGATCTCCCAGCATGCCTCAGTGTTTCCCGCTCATGTGGTTCTGCTCTGTTTTCCTCTCTCAGTTCCTCCCGTCATCTATAAAGTTTCTGAAGACTTCACTGTGAACGAGGGCAGTAACGTGACGCTGACGTGTTTGGCCAATGGGAGGCCAGATCCCTCCATCACCTGGAGACTGCTCAACCCGTCAG ccgAGGCTCTTGATGTCGGAGAGTATCTGGAGATCTCTGGGATCGTTCGCTCTCAGGCCGGACGTTATGAGTGTAAAGCGAGCAATGACGTCTCCACTCCTGATGTCAAATACGTCAACGTGGTGGTGAACT ACCCGCCGTACATTAAGGAGGTGCGTAGCTCCGAGACGCCGGTGGGACAGGCTGGAGTCCTGCACTGTGAGGCGTCTGCGGTTCCTCAGCCGGAGTATGAGTGGTACAGAGACGAGCGCAG actGTCCAGCTCTCAGAGCGTCAGTATTCAGATCAGCGGCTCTCGCACACTGCTGGTGGTCGCAAACGTCACGGAGGACGACTACGGAAACTACACGTGTGTCGCCACCAACAGACTGGGAGTCCACAACGCCAGCGTGTTCCTCTACA aacctggcactGGGCGGGACATCAACGCCTCATGCTGCGTCTGTCAATCATTCTGGCTCCTCCTCCTGTCTGTTCTCTCAGTTCTTCTGAAGTGTTAA